Proteins co-encoded in one Melitaea cinxia chromosome 13, ilMelCinx1.1, whole genome shotgun sequence genomic window:
- the LOC123659323 gene encoding pre-mRNA-splicing factor RBM22, translating into MAVSKTTNTYNRQNWEDSDFPILCQTCLGDNPYIRMTKEKYGKECKICARPFTVFRWCPGARMRFKKTEICQTCSKLKNVCQTCLLDLEYGLPIQVRDAALKVQDDLPRNEVNKEYYIQNLDSQMSKFDPTQPSNSALKSKGSSDLLLRLARTAPYYKRNRPHVCSFWVKGECRRGEECPYRHEKPTDPDDPLADQNIKDRYYGVNDPVAEKLMRRAAAMPALPPPEDRTVTTLYIGNLPENILEEELRGHFYQYGEIRCLTLVPRAQCAFVQYTTRSAAEHAAEKTFNRLVIAGKRLTIKWGKSQGRQGTNEKSDPQPALEPVPGLPGALPPPPAFLHPFPPQMPPPPNRPNDFFNLHHYGGGWGPWPLHYPSQDPARLGHAHANPPQT; encoded by the exons ATGGCTGTGTCTAAAACAACTAACACATACAATCGTCAAAACTGGGAAGATTCT gATTTTCCGATTTTATGTCAGACATGTCTCGGCGATAATCCCTACATTCGCATG ACAAAAGAAAAGTACGGTAAAGAGTGTAAAATATGCGCCCGTCCATTTACCGTTTTTCGTTGGTGTCCCGGAGCAAGAATGCGCTTTAAGAAAACAGAGATTTGTCAAACTTGTTCTAAATTGAAGAATGTTTGTCAGACTTGTCTACTAGATCTTGAATATGGGTTGCCAATTCAAGTAAGAGATGCTGCACTTAAAGTGCAGGATGACTTACCTCGCAATGAAGTCAATAaggaatattatatacaaaatctaGATAGCCAAATGTCTAAGTTTGATCCAACACAGCCTAGTAATTCTGCATTGAAATCGAAGGGTTCCTCAGACCTATTGTTACGCCTTGCAAGAACTGCTCCATACTATAAACGCAACAGACCTCATGTTTGTTCATTTTGGGTCAAAGGAGAGTGTAGAAGAGGCGAAGAATGTCCCTATAGGCATGAAAAGCCAACAGATCCAGATGATCCACTGGCAGATCAAAACATCAAGGACAG gTATTATGGTGTGAATGATCCTGTGGCTGAAAAGTTGATGCGACGAGCAGCCGCAATGCCAGCCTTACCACCCCCCGAGGACCGTACAGTAACTACACTATATATTGGTAACCTTCCTGAGAATATACTTGAAGAGGAGTTGAGAGGACACTTTTATCAATATGGAGAGATCAG GTGTCTAACTTTAGTGCCAAGAGCTCAATGCGCATTTGTGCAATACACAACTCGTAGTGCTGCCGAGCACGCCGCTGAGAAAACATTTAACAGGCTGGTAATTGCTGGGAAAAGACTTACCATCAAATGGGGAAAATCACAAG GTCGGCAAGGCACAAATGAGAAGAGTGATCCTCAGCCAGCCCTGGAGCCAGTTCCTGGCTTACCTGGAGCCCTACCTCCGCCGCCCGCCTTCCTACATCCATTCCCACCACAG ATGCCTCCACCCCCAAACCGCCCGAACGATTTTTTCAACCTACACCACTACGGCGGCGGATGGGGCCCATGGCCACTCCACTACCCCAGCCAAGATCCTGCACGCCTTGGACACGCTCATGCCAACCCTCCACAGACCTAG
- the LOC123659089 gene encoding secretory carrier-associated membrane protein 5B, giving the protein MSKFEDNPFSDPAIDNPFADPAVQQVARSTNNATQGLDDYNPFEGQQNANQATPAQQPTQPAIMQAVSPPSTGEYTRPNPPQQSEGPPQNFTTADFQELKRRQEELERKAEELARREAELRAGSAGRRNNWPPLPAFCPVQPCFYQDINVDIPLEFQRIVRHLYHLWMFHALVLALNIIGGMSLLFAGQGFTVFGLSILYFVLLTPFSFICWYRPIYKAFRSDSSFNFMVFFFIFLFQTIITLVQSIGFSGGGSCGLITSISAFKENVGVGIITLIVTIGFITAVVADVMLITKVHRIYRSTGASLAKAQAEFTTEILRNQHVQTAASSAAAAAVNAQIANANRY; this is encoded by the exons atgtcgaaattCGAGGATAATCCATTTAGTGATCCAGCCATAGACAATCCTTTTGCG GACCCAGCGGTGCAGCAAGTGGCTAGAAGTACTAACAATGCCACGCAGGGCCTCGATGATTACAATCCATTTGAGGGGCAACAAAATGCTAATCAGGCTACg CCCGCTCAGCAACCAACACAGCCAGCGATAATGCAAGCTGTCTCCCCTCCATCTACTGGAGAATACACTCGACCAAACCCCCCACAACAGAGTGAAGGCCCTCCACAAAATTTCACCACAGCTGATTTTCAA GAGCTAAAG AGACGACAGGAGGAATTAGAACGCAAGGCTGAGGAATTAGCAAGGCGTGAAGCTGAACTTAGGGCGGGGTCGGCCGGTAGACGGAATAATTGGCCACCGTTGCCTGCTTTTTGTCCGGTCCAACCATGCTTTTACCAAGACATCAACGTGGATATACCCCTGGAGTTCCAAAGAATCGTTCGACATTTATATCACCTATGGATGT TTCACGCACTAGTGTTGGCATTGAATATAATTGGTGGCATGTCATTACTGTTTGCCGGTCAAGGTTTCACCGTCTTTGGCCTATCGATACTGTACTTTGTGCTGCTAACGCCCTTCAGTTTCATTTGCTGGTATAGGCCCATATATAAGGCGTTTAGAAGCGATTCGTCATTCAATTTTATGGTCTTTTTCTTCATATTCCTTTTCCAAACTATAATAACGTTGGTACAGTCGATCGGATTCAGTGGTGGAGGCTCGTG CGGACTTATCACGAGCATTTCAGCGTTTAAAGAAAATGTCGGAGTGGGGATCATTACTCTGATAGTGACTATCGGCTTCATCACGGCCGTCGTAGCTGATGTTATGCTCATTACTAAG GTGCACCGCATCTACCGCTCGACGGGCGCGTCGCTGGCGAAGGCGCAGGCGGAGTTCACGACGGAGATCCTGCGCAACCAGCACGTGCAGACCGCCGCctccagcgccgccgccgccgccgtcaACGCGCAGATCGCCAACGCCAACCGATACTGA